Proteins encoded within one genomic window of Formosa agariphila KMM 3901:
- a CDS encoding glycoside hydrolase family 97 protein, with product MKPIQLKLIILFTLCIVASSCSKKEVIAVMSPDASKKMVFLEGENNNDVSFSVFYNQNEVIQSSVLELMSEELNFTGTITVENIETTSVNTTWTSRFNELSTIPDHYNQIKIYLKQGDAKVNIIARAYNEGVALAYEIPEQGNLTEIGLNENMHYNFDKDYELWSTPKREKGVLTAQGEYRKIPISALQEGAERPLVIEINDTVKIALAEARLVDYARMSFNKGTTSPYSIVSTLDGKMGEQKQDTITGAVISERKNDGAKVHKTLPFQSPWRVVMMGNSHGELLEHNYLIQNLNPPSEIADDSWITPGKVLRETTLTTQGGMAAIDFVASHNMQYVHFDAGWYGNEMDNASDATTITLDPKRSKGPFDIEAITKYATEKGVKVMLYVNRRALENKLDEVLPVLKKWGVSGIKYGFVRVGDQDATAWMHKAVKKAAEYEMVLDIHDEYRPTGFSRTYPNLLTQEGIRGDEETVPNAHTLITMFTRSLAGAADNTVCYYNSRVDKMGSHASQLAKTVCIFSPLQFLYWYDKAPSAPIKDDGLWGDTRTIGNEPELEFFNAVPTTWDETKVLRADIGELGIIARRKGNDWFVGGINGVTPHDVTLDFSFLEEGASYKAKVYTDDETVNTRTQVKIEEKDITNQSELNISIDSNNGFAMHITKE from the coding sequence ATGAAACCTATTCAACTTAAATTAATAATTCTTTTTACGCTATGTATCGTGGCTAGCAGTTGCTCAAAAAAAGAGGTGATTGCAGTGATGTCTCCAGATGCAAGTAAAAAGATGGTGTTTCTTGAAGGAGAAAATAACAACGATGTCTCTTTTTCTGTATTTTACAATCAGAACGAAGTCATTCAAAGTTCGGTATTAGAACTAATGTCTGAAGAATTAAATTTCACAGGAACGATTACGGTTGAAAATATTGAAACAACTTCAGTAAATACAACGTGGACCTCTAGATTTAATGAGTTAAGTACGATTCCAGACCATTACAATCAGATAAAAATATATTTAAAACAAGGCGATGCAAAAGTGAATATCATTGCAAGAGCTTATAATGAAGGTGTGGCTTTAGCTTACGAAATTCCTGAACAAGGTAACCTTACCGAAATTGGTTTAAATGAAAACATGCATTATAATTTCGATAAGGATTACGAGCTGTGGTCTACCCCAAAACGTGAAAAAGGCGTCTTAACGGCTCAAGGCGAGTATAGAAAAATTCCAATTTCAGCCTTGCAAGAAGGTGCCGAACGTCCGTTAGTAATTGAGATAAACGATACGGTTAAAATAGCATTGGCAGAAGCCCGTTTGGTAGATTATGCACGAATGAGTTTTAATAAAGGCACAACATCGCCGTATAGTATTGTATCCACCCTTGATGGTAAAATGGGCGAACAAAAACAAGATACTATTACAGGAGCTGTTATTTCCGAACGCAAAAATGATGGCGCTAAAGTGCATAAAACCTTGCCATTTCAATCGCCTTGGCGCGTGGTAATGATGGGGAACAGTCATGGCGAATTATTAGAACATAATTATTTAATTCAGAATTTAAATCCGCCATCAGAAATAGCAGACGATTCTTGGATTACACCTGGAAAAGTACTTCGTGAAACAACCTTAACAACGCAAGGCGGTATGGCAGCTATCGATTTTGTAGCAAGTCATAATATGCAATATGTGCATTTTGATGCCGGTTGGTATGGTAATGAAATGGATAATGCCTCTGATGCGACAACCATTACTTTAGACCCGAAACGCTCTAAAGGGCCTTTTGATATTGAAGCTATTACAAAATATGCTACAGAAAAAGGCGTGAAAGTTATGCTATATGTTAACCGTCGCGCTTTAGAAAATAAATTAGACGAGGTCTTACCTGTATTAAAAAAATGGGGTGTGTCTGGTATAAAATATGGTTTTGTTCGTGTGGGCGACCAAGATGCAACCGCTTGGATGCACAAGGCCGTAAAAAAAGCCGCAGAATACGAAATGGTATTAGATATTCATGATGAATACAGACCAACAGGATTTTCTAGAACGTATCCTAATTTGTTAACTCAAGAAGGGATTCGTGGCGATGAGGAAACGGTGCCAAACGCACATACTTTAATTACTATGTTTACCCGAAGTTTAGCAGGTGCCGCAGATAATACGGTGTGTTATTATAACAGTCGTGTAGATAAAATGGGGTCGCATGCCTCGCAATTGGCTAAAACGGTTTGTATTTTTAGTCCACTACAATTTTTATACTGGTACGATAAAGCGCCATCAGCACCAATTAAAGACGATGGCCTTTGGGGAGATACGCGTACTATTGGTAACGAACCAGAATTAGAATTTTTTAACGCCGTACCAACCACTTGGGACGAAACTAAAGTGTTACGAGCAGATATTGGAGAATTAGGAATTATAGCACGTAGAAAAGGTAACGATTGGTTTGTTGGCGGAATAAATGGTGTTACACCACATGATGTGACTCTCGATTTTTCATTCTTAGAGGAAGGAGCATCTTATAAGGCGAAAGTGTATACAGACGATGAGACTGTAAACACCAGAACTCAAGTGAAGATTGAAGAGAAAGATATCACAAACCAATCAGAATTAAATATAAGCATAGACAGTAATAATGGTTTTGCTATGCACATTACTAAAGAATAA
- a CDS encoding sulfatase family protein: MKNKVSMLKYVVVCLCLSILGCKSKEEQQPEVKKEIKTLPKERPNIIFLMSDDHAYQAISAYSDHLIQTPNIDRIADEGILFTNACVSNSICAPSRATILTGKHTHIHGKVDNVFPFDESQMTFPQLLQEAGYQTAMFGKLHFGNNPKGIDEFKILPGQGQYYNPDFNTNDGKITVEGYVTDIIMDMTLDWLQNRRDENKPFMLFSMQKAPHREWLPAPRHFKEYTKKTFVEPETLFDDYEGRGTAAKTAEMNLLEHMNWAGDSKLYPEMMAELGIPDKSGWDLEAFEREVGRMNPEQRAVWDSVYRPMMEEFKENYPNMNETELMKWRYQRYMQDYLGCIASVDENVGRLLDYLEETGLDENTIIVYTSDQGFYLGEHGWFDKRFVYDESFKTPLLIKWPNVITPGTTNTEMVQNLDFAQTILEAAQVEAPSDMQGESLIPLLLGNDQEWTRDAVYYHYYEYPGIHMVKRHYAIITQEYKLIHFYYDVDEWELYDRKKDPNEMKNVEDDPAYADVVVKLKKQLADLRAQYGDSSELDQKILQKYLEAKNNPDIETVPLH; the protein is encoded by the coding sequence ATGAAAAATAAAGTTAGCATGTTAAAATACGTTGTAGTTTGCTTGTGTTTAAGCATTCTAGGATGTAAATCTAAAGAAGAACAACAACCAGAGGTTAAAAAGGAAATAAAGACTCTGCCTAAAGAACGTCCCAATATCATATTTTTGATGTCCGATGACCACGCCTATCAAGCCATTAGCGCGTATAGCGACCATTTAATTCAGACACCAAATATAGACCGTATTGCAGACGAAGGTATTTTATTTACCAATGCCTGTGTCTCAAATTCCATTTGTGCGCCTTCAAGAGCAACTATTTTAACAGGAAAACATACGCATATTCACGGGAAGGTGGATAATGTATTTCCGTTTGATGAGTCGCAGATGACCTTCCCTCAATTACTTCAAGAAGCAGGCTATCAAACCGCGATGTTTGGAAAATTACACTTCGGAAACAATCCAAAAGGGATAGACGAGTTTAAAATTCTTCCAGGTCAAGGACAATATTATAATCCAGATTTTAATACCAACGACGGAAAAATTACCGTAGAAGGTTATGTTACCGATATTATTATGGACATGACTTTAGATTGGTTACAAAACAGACGCGACGAAAATAAACCGTTTATGTTGTTCTCCATGCAAAAAGCGCCACACAGAGAATGGTTGCCAGCGCCAAGACATTTTAAAGAATACACTAAAAAGACATTTGTGGAGCCAGAAACCTTATTTGATGACTATGAAGGGCGTGGCACAGCAGCAAAAACGGCAGAAATGAATTTGTTAGAACATATGAACTGGGCTGGAGATTCTAAACTATATCCAGAAATGATGGCAGAACTAGGCATTCCAGATAAGTCGGGTTGGGATTTAGAAGCGTTTGAACGTGAAGTTGGACGTATGAATCCGGAACAACGTGCGGTATGGGATTCGGTTTACAGACCTATGATGGAAGAGTTCAAGGAAAACTATCCAAATATGAATGAAACCGAATTAATGAAATGGCGTTACCAACGTTATATGCAAGACTATTTAGGATGTATTGCTTCGGTTGATGAAAACGTGGGACGTTTATTGGACTATTTAGAAGAGACAGGCTTAGACGAAAACACCATCATTGTTTACACATCAGACCAAGGGTTTTATTTAGGAGAACACGGTTGGTTCGATAAGCGTTTTGTGTACGACGAATCCTTTAAAACACCATTGCTTATTAAATGGCCAAACGTTATTACGCCAGGAACAACAAATACTGAAATGGTACAAAATTTAGATTTTGCACAAACCATTTTAGAAGCAGCACAAGTTGAAGCACCTTCAGATATGCAAGGGGAAAGTTTAATTCCATTGTTATTAGGAAACGATCAAGAATGGACTAGAGATGCGGTATACTACCATTATTACGAATATCCAGGAATTCATATGGTAAAAAGACATTATGCGATTATTACCCAAGAATATAAGTTGATTCATTTTTACTACGATGTAGACGAATGGGAATTATACGACCGTAAAAAAGATCCGAACGAAATGAAGAATGTTGAAGACGATCCTGCGTATGCCGATGTGGTTGTAAAACTTAAAAAACAATTGGCAGATCTTAGAGCACAATACGGAGACAGTTCGGAATTAGATCAGAAAATATTACAGAAATATTTGGAAGCGAAAAACAATCCAGATATAGAAACTGTACCCTTACATTAA
- a CDS encoding alpha/beta hydrolase, whose amino-acid sequence MRLVVIIFCVFMAVVDTAVAQEVLLDHPNPERVVYKIIDGDTLTMDLYKPNGFKKRKKYPTLVFFFGGGWKGGTITQFEPQAKYFASRGMCTVLVDYRVEKKHETTPFDAVKDAKSAMRFLKTHAKTYNINKNKIIVAGGSAGGHLAAATSMLPGLDEAGEDLNVSAKAKALILFNPVIDNGPGGYGYERVGDRYTEISPMHNVYKDVPATIIFQGTNDKHIPQGTMEEFKAKIEAVGGRCDLHLYEGLPHGFFNKGKKDSEKYYKETVYEADLFLESLGYLKGEPTI is encoded by the coding sequence ATGCGATTAGTAGTAATTATATTTTGTGTTTTTATGGCAGTTGTAGATACAGCTGTAGCACAAGAGGTGCTTTTAGATCACCCAAATCCAGAACGTGTGGTGTATAAAATTATAGATGGCGATACTTTAACTATGGATTTGTATAAGCCAAATGGTTTTAAAAAAAGGAAAAAGTATCCCACATTGGTGTTCTTTTTTGGCGGAGGTTGGAAAGGGGGAACCATAACACAATTCGAACCACAAGCCAAATATTTTGCTTCTCGAGGAATGTGTACTGTATTGGTAGATTATAGAGTAGAAAAGAAACATGAAACCACGCCGTTTGATGCCGTTAAAGATGCGAAATCTGCTATGCGTTTTTTAAAAACACATGCAAAAACTTATAACATTAATAAAAACAAAATTATTGTAGCAGGAGGATCTGCTGGCGGACATTTAGCTGCAGCAACATCTATGCTTCCTGGATTAGACGAAGCGGGTGAAGATCTTAATGTTAGTGCTAAGGCAAAAGCATTAATACTTTTTAATCCGGTTATAGATAATGGTCCTGGTGGTTATGGTTATGAGCGTGTTGGAGATCGCTACACTGAAATTTCACCCATGCACAATGTATATAAAGATGTGCCAGCAACAATTATTTTTCAAGGCACAAACGATAAACATATTCCACAAGGTACTATGGAAGAATTTAAAGCTAAAATTGAAGCCGTAGGTGGACGTTGCGATCTTCATTTGTATGAAGGCCTACCACATGGGTTTTTTAATAAAGGCAAAAAGGATAGTGAGAAATATTATAAAGAAACAGTGTATGAAGCCGATTTGTTTTTAGAATCTCTAGGCTATTTAAAGGGAGAACCAACAATTTAA
- a CDS encoding PDZ domain-containing protein, whose translation MKYFQFFTFLCCMCMLSSCESESELKVIYVSKTQVDIPSGTQEFPFQNLEAAVQNAYELRRLNPELPIAIHLETGDYYLEKAIQITPELNGLTITADTDAKVTLKGSQPLELQWKAFNENIQVADVDSSLNFDQLIINNEPQILARYPNYDENAQYWNGSAPDAISKERIATWNQPEGAYFHALHNGKWGGFHFEITGVNDDGTAILKGGHQNNRGSKPHDEFRMVENVFEELDSPGEWFLNVKTHKLYYWPTSGHHNLNDAKVEVAVLKDLIQVVGTLENPVKDITISGLIFKHTTRTFMETYEPLLRSDWSIYRGGVVFFEGTKNCSVLDNEFTNLGGNVIMVSKYNSGLVVKGNHIYENGASAISFVGDPSAVRSPSFNYGEFVDLKDMDTASGPKNELYPRDCIVEDNLIHRIGRIEKQTAGVEIAMAMDITVSHNSIYDVPRAGINIGDGTWGGHVLEFNDVFNTVLETHDHGSFNSWGRDRFWHPKRQIMDSITTQIPDMYTWDAVKTTIIRNNRFRCDHGWDIDLDDGSSNYHIYNNLMLNNGLKLREGFNRVAENNIMVNNSLHPHVWFANSEDVFKHNIVMNTYQDVGLQGWGKELDYNLFPNEAAMMKSQIYNRDLHSAYGDPLFENPEQLDFRVKANSPALKIGFKNFPMDEFGVQKEPLKALAKTPEVPILKAASEDTSSPVVAWLRNNLKSVDSPQEQSAYGLNSAEGVIVLRIWNASPAVKNNGIKKGDVILQADGKPVKTIQDFFKINVENTTDEMELVVMRNQSEKTITIKTN comes from the coding sequence ATGAAATATTTTCAATTTTTTACATTTTTATGCTGTATGTGTATGTTAAGTTCGTGTGAGTCCGAATCAGAACTTAAAGTGATATATGTGTCTAAAACGCAAGTAGACATACCTAGCGGAACACAAGAATTCCCGTTTCAGAATTTAGAAGCAGCAGTACAAAATGCGTACGAATTAAGACGTTTAAACCCAGAACTACCAATTGCAATTCATTTAGAAACTGGCGATTATTATCTAGAAAAAGCGATTCAGATTACTCCAGAATTAAACGGGTTAACAATTACTGCAGATACTGATGCAAAAGTTACTTTAAAAGGATCTCAGCCTTTAGAGTTACAGTGGAAAGCATTCAATGAGAACATTCAAGTTGCCGATGTGGATTCTAGTTTAAATTTCGATCAGTTAATCATAAATAACGAACCTCAAATTCTTGCACGTTATCCTAATTACGATGAAAATGCGCAGTATTGGAATGGTTCAGCTCCTGATGCAATTTCTAAAGAACGTATAGCAACATGGAATCAACCCGAAGGTGCTTATTTTCATGCCTTACATAACGGAAAATGGGGTGGATTTCATTTCGAAATCACTGGAGTCAACGACGACGGAACGGCTATCTTAAAAGGTGGACACCAAAATAATAGAGGCTCTAAACCGCACGATGAGTTTAGAATGGTAGAGAATGTTTTCGAAGAACTAGACAGTCCTGGCGAGTGGTTTTTAAATGTCAAAACGCATAAATTATACTATTGGCCTACTTCAGGGCATCATAATTTAAATGATGCAAAAGTTGAAGTGGCAGTATTAAAAGACTTAATTCAAGTAGTGGGAACTTTAGAAAACCCAGTGAAAGATATTACTATTAGCGGATTAATATTTAAACATACAACACGTACGTTTATGGAAACTTACGAACCATTATTAAGAAGCGATTGGTCTATTTACCGCGGTGGGGTTGTGTTTTTTGAAGGCACAAAAAATTGTAGTGTTTTAGATAATGAGTTTACCAATTTAGGCGGAAATGTAATTATGGTAAGCAAATACAATTCGGGTCTTGTAGTAAAAGGAAATCATATTTACGAAAATGGGGCAAGTGCTATATCTTTTGTAGGTGATCCTTCTGCGGTACGCTCGCCGTCTTTTAATTATGGAGAGTTTGTAGATTTAAAAGATATGGATACTGCTTCTGGCCCAAAAAACGAATTATATCCAAGAGATTGTATTGTTGAAGATAATTTAATTCACCGTATTGGTAGAATTGAAAAGCAAACTGCAGGTGTAGAAATAGCGATGGCTATGGATATTACTGTGAGTCATAATAGTATATACGATGTACCTAGAGCTGGAATTAATATTGGAGATGGTACTTGGGGTGGACATGTTTTAGAATTTAACGACGTGTTTAATACGGTTTTAGAAACGCACGATCACGGGTCGTTTAATTCTTGGGGACGGGATCGTTTTTGGCATCCTAAACGCCAAATTATGGATAGCATCACGACTCAAATTCCAGATATGTATACTTGGGATGCTGTTAAAACTACAATTATAAGAAATAACCGTTTTCGTTGTGATCACGGTTGGGATATCGATTTAGACGATGGCTCTTCAAACTATCATATCTACAATAATTTAATGCTTAATAACGGACTTAAACTTCGTGAAGGATTTAATCGTGTAGCCGAAAACAATATCATGGTTAATAACTCGCTACACCCGCATGTTTGGTTTGCAAACAGTGAAGATGTTTTTAAACACAATATTGTAATGAACACGTATCAAGATGTTGGATTACAAGGTTGGGGAAAAGAGTTAGATTATAATTTATTTCCGAATGAAGCAGCGATGATGAAGTCTCAAATTTACAACAGAGATTTACATAGTGCTTATGGTGACCCATTGTTTGAAAATCCAGAGCAATTAGATTTTAGAGTGAAAGCAAATTCGCCAGCATTAAAAATTGGATTTAAAAACTTTCCAATGGATGAATTTGGAGTACAGAAAGAACCATTAAAAGCATTGGCGAAAACACCTGAAGTTCCTATATTGAAGGCTGCTTCAGAAGACACAAGTAGTCCTGTGGTTGCATGGTTAAGAAACAATTTAAAATCTGTAGATTCACCTCAAGAACAATCGGCTTACGGATTAAATTCTGCAGAAGGTGTTATCGTGTTAAGAATCTGGAATGCAAGTCCTGCTGTTAAAAATAACGGGATTAAAAAAGGAGATGTCATCCTTCAAGCAGATGGAAAACCAGTGAAGACCATTCAAGATTTTTTCAAAATAAATGTAGAAAATACTACAGATGAAATGGAGCTTGTAGTTATGAGAAACCAGTCTGAAAAGACAATTACAATAAAAACAAATTAA
- a CDS encoding alpha-L-fucosidase has protein sequence MKTLRNMCLLVVIVMLNMGPVLAQASSKKKLSDDERMEWWRDSKFGMFIHWGAYSIIGGERGSKIAGGGAEWAMDKLDYTIEEYEKYPEMFNPQLFDADAWVTMAKNAGMKYIVLTSKHHEGFALWDSKVSDYDIMDTAPFKRDIVKELAEACKKQGIKFCLYYSIVDWHHPQAQGNLYPNYNISQHDDPSVVNPEFPKYYENYMKPQVGELLKNYGDIGVVWFDGDWISDYTTEMGKDLYKYIRDIQPNTIVNNRVDKGRTGMDGMNNKPGQFAGDFGTPEQEIPDTGIDSDWEACMTMNGTWGYKPDDVNWKSSEDLIEKLVDIVSKGGNFLLNIGPDGYGRFPAQSIRRLDAMGQWTKKNGEAIYGATASPYEKPKWGRYTQKDGVIYAHVFEWPKDGLLKLNKDIKVKKATLLTDPNTELNALTTSRELLIDVPQLAPDTTVSVVKIELAK, from the coding sequence ATGAAAACGTTAAGGAACATGTGCTTACTGGTGGTAATCGTCATGTTAAACATGGGGCCAGTTTTGGCACAAGCAAGCTCGAAGAAGAAGTTATCGGACGACGAGCGTATGGAATGGTGGAGAGATTCTAAATTTGGTATGTTTATTCACTGGGGAGCTTACTCTATTATTGGAGGAGAACGCGGGAGTAAAATTGCTGGGGGTGGTGCAGAATGGGCCATGGATAAGCTAGACTACACTATTGAAGAATATGAAAAATATCCTGAAATGTTCAACCCACAGTTGTTCGATGCAGATGCATGGGTAACTATGGCGAAAAATGCTGGGATGAAATATATTGTATTGACATCTAAGCACCATGAAGGATTCGCATTATGGGATTCAAAAGTATCAGATTACGATATAATGGATACCGCACCGTTTAAGCGTGATATTGTTAAAGAATTAGCAGAAGCTTGTAAAAAACAAGGCATTAAATTTTGTTTATACTATTCAATCGTAGACTGGCATCACCCACAAGCACAGGGTAATTTATATCCAAATTACAACATTTCTCAGCATGATGATCCGTCTGTTGTAAATCCAGAATTCCCAAAATATTACGAAAACTATATGAAGCCTCAAGTGGGTGAATTATTAAAAAATTACGGCGATATTGGAGTAGTTTGGTTTGATGGAGATTGGATTTCAGATTATACTACAGAAATGGGGAAAGACCTTTACAAATACATTCGTGATATTCAACCAAATACTATTGTGAATAACAGAGTAGATAAGGGGCGAACTGGTATGGACGGAATGAATAATAAACCAGGTCAGTTTGCAGGAGATTTCGGTACACCAGAACAAGAAATTCCTGATACAGGAATCGATTCAGATTGGGAAGCGTGTATGACCATGAATGGAACTTGGGGATATAAACCAGACGATGTGAATTGGAAAAGTAGTGAAGATTTAATCGAAAAATTAGTCGACATCGTATCTAAAGGAGGAAATTTTTTATTAAATATTGGACCTGATGGTTACGGACGATTCCCTGCGCAAAGTATTCGCAGATTAGATGCTATGGGACAATGGACTAAGAAAAACGGTGAAGCGATTTATGGCGCGACTGCAAGTCCGTACGAGAAACCAAAATGGGGACGTTATACTCAAAAAGATGGTGTAATTTATGCTCATGTTTTCGAGTGGCCAAAAGATGGTCTTTTAAAATTAAATAAAGATATCAAAGTTAAAAAAGCGACTTTATTAACAGACCCTAATACAGAATTAAATGCACTTACAACCTCTCGAGAATTATTAATCGATGTGCCTCAATTAGCACCAGATACCACTGTATCTGTTGTTAAAATAGAGTTGGCTAAGTAA
- a CDS encoding SGNH/GDSL hydrolase family protein, which translates to MNINKSMFSIVLAFFLHVGIGFSQTIPYDKPEWGAYTEGEEGFLLAHIFNWPKDGKLVIDRSIKPREARLLSDIDKKVKIRLVDGKLTAFLPEEAPNSQVSVLRIQLIPTEDWANLGRYSQANAELKAPSKNENRVVFIGNSITDNWTRDHGVFFEENPNYVNRGISGQTSAQMLLRFKPDVIELQPKVVVISAGTNDIAGNRGYISLDRIAANIFSMAELAKANNIEVVLASVLPASSYSWSPSIEPADKIIELNTRIKAYAKKNKIIYLDYYSPMVNADKGLKKELGRDTVHPNVEGYLIMEPMVKAAISKALK; encoded by the coding sequence ATGAATATTAATAAAAGCATGTTTAGCATTGTACTCGCATTTTTTCTACATGTTGGTATTGGGTTTTCACAAACAATTCCTTACGACAAACCAGAATGGGGAGCGTATACAGAAGGAGAAGAAGGGTTTTTACTGGCGCATATTTTTAATTGGCCAAAAGACGGTAAGTTAGTTATAGATAGATCAATTAAACCAAGAGAAGCAAGGTTGCTTTCTGATATCGATAAAAAGGTGAAAATAAGATTAGTTGATGGTAAATTAACGGCATTTTTACCAGAAGAAGCTCCAAATAGCCAAGTTTCAGTTTTAAGAATACAATTAATACCTACAGAAGATTGGGCAAATTTAGGACGTTATAGTCAAGCAAATGCCGAATTAAAAGCACCTAGTAAAAACGAAAATAGAGTGGTGTTTATCGGAAACTCCATAACCGATAACTGGACGCGTGATCATGGGGTGTTTTTCGAAGAAAATCCGAATTATGTCAACAGAGGAATTAGTGGACAAACCAGTGCACAAATGTTATTACGTTTTAAACCAGATGTCATCGAATTACAACCCAAAGTGGTTGTTATTTCTGCAGGAACAAATGACATTGCAGGAAATAGAGGCTATATAAGTTTAGACCGTATTGCGGCAAATATTTTTTCTATGGCAGAGTTAGCAAAAGCCAATAACATAGAAGTCGTATTGGCATCGGTACTTCCAGCAAGTAGTTATTCTTGGAGTCCATCAATTGAGCCGGCAGATAAAATTATCGAACTTAATACACGTATTAAAGCATATGCTAAAAAGAATAAGATAATCTATTTAGATTATTATTCGCCAATGGTAAATGCAGATAAAGGTTTAAAAAAGGAATTGGGTAGAGATACTGTTCATCCAAATGTAGAAGGCTATCTTATTATGGAGCCTATGGTGAAAGCTGCAATATCTAAAGCGCTAAAATAG